The Aethina tumida isolate Nest 87 chromosome 6, icAetTumi1.1, whole genome shotgun sequence genome has a segment encoding these proteins:
- the LOC109603259 gene encoding transmembrane protein 53, whose amino-acid sequence MVTAFAPPPSRKMASDSDTLEYYIKFPNPNFNYGPNGDHDFVFVVNEEKIPVILLFGWAGCQDKYLAKYSKIYEDKGLITLRYTAPVKCLFWKRYQMIKIGEKIVKLLIDLNFENHPIIVHCFSNGGAFMYQNFSMALDKSPKQIQVKGVIFDSAPGKKRVMTLYRAISYIIGGNAIYNLSMSIFMTMFISVIWLYEILTTTLFQRKITHTNLYENLKNEKNAWPQHFIYSKADDLIPHTDVEDFLEHRKNKGVDVTSICYESSLHVKHLAEHRDSYVNQVCNFINKCLNGKN is encoded by the exons ATGGTGACAGCGTTTGCGCCGCCCCCATCGCGAAAAATGGCCTCCGACTCGGACACGCTcgaatattacatcaagttccCAAATCCGAACTTCAATTACGGCCCGAATGGCGACCACGATTTCGTGTTCGTCGTCAACGAGGAGAAGATCCCGGTCATTTTGTTGTTCGGATGGGCGGGCTGTCAGGACAAATATCTGGCCAAGTATTCGAAGATTTACGAGGACAAGGG TTTGATCACCTTAAGGTACACGGCACCGGTTAAATGCCTTTTTTGGAAACGTTACCAGATGATCAAGATCGGAGAGAAGATCGTCAAGCTTTTGATagacttaaattttgaaaatcatcCGATAATCGTGCACTGCTTCTCCAACGGGGGTGCTTTTATGTATCAAAACTTCTCCATGGCTTTAGACAAGAGCCCCAAGCAAATACAA gtgAAGGGTGTAATTTTCGATTCAGCACCAGGTAAGAAGCGCGTCATGACATTGTACAGGGCCATTTCTTATATAATTGGAGGCAACGCCATTTACAACTTATCCATGTCCATATTCATGACCATGTTTATATCTGTGATATGGctatacgaaattttaacgACGACCCTGTTCCAAAGGAAAATCACGCATACAAACCTCTACGAAAACCTCAAGAACGAAAAGAACGCATGGCCGCAACATTTCATCTACTCCAAAGCGGACGATTTGATACCCCACACT GATGTGGAGGACTTTCTAGAGCATCGAAAAAATAAAGGGGTTGACGTGACGTCGATCTGTTACGAGTCCAGTTTGCACGTCAAACATTTGGCAGAGCATCGCGACAGTTACGTGAATCAGGTCTGCAACTTCATCAACAAATGTCTGAACGGGAAGAACTGA